A region of Culicoides brevitarsis isolate CSIRO-B50_1 chromosome 1, AGI_CSIRO_Cbre_v1, whole genome shotgun sequence DNA encodes the following proteins:
- the LOC134838082 gene encoding regulator of hypoxia-inducible factor 1-like: MNNKIRIMCFFPLILSVIVTIIYHEVNKDPPIDYEEYQKMPPLYLMDDYDDCMKGQKGAKYCVVNILIEKDEKSDVWRQIEEFSADYKHHFRHDILKYGFCLDRIRQNLTNFDVTEANGSSKMNFKIDEIQFRQLGKILKEFSFDAQDEKDLELYVKHKFRTEYALNAYANVSFCISNDAEKQENDSSYFGTNFLIKSLIVTIIYVIIIATVFDLCRNQNNLVYPTDFCSCISLRTTLTRLFNDPSNSNQLGALNGIKVVGEAGVVVVHTAYILFVLPSGIPFSIESQTYGAIVPIIRSGVFQLQNFFAITGFLSFYPNLKKILKGENVTLKDIQWMILKRIFRLWPAMIFVMLVTATFLFRIQNGPLWIDLASGEMLSCRRNWWTNLLFVNNFVAAATEPCLQHTWHLAAEMQLFVVEILIILILTRFPKKVGTILASVTLLGNFFTTTAFYKSGINGLVLGTVETTRNRNRFDAEFQLGHIPFYTNFPGYCLGLLAAYVHHQIKHKKLDLSSISKTKLRIWYVLFFFNALILLHHSYYVGIVDKPSLIMAIYSTFCKNVGAIVTFTLLILMGNPEISSQNLPQKLMGVTNVPLIDSLLLKLYEFYNHRMFKVLVKLNLGVFLVHPYVAGWIVTDGRHLVMYGNAFDVAWIGFSTLIVSYFIATWLFLFVEMPAINLFRFFAYKKPAEIPKKLK, encoded by the exons atgaacaacaaaATCCGGATTATGTGCTTTTTTCCGTTGATTTTGTCGGTAATTGTGACAATTATATACCATGAAGTCAATAAGGACCCTCCAATTGATT ATGAAGAATACCAAAAAATGCCTCCCTTGTACTTAATGGATGATTACGATGATTGTATGAAAGGCCAAAAAGGCGCAAAATATTGTgttgtgaatattttaattgaaaaagatgaaaaatccgACGTATGGAgacaaattgaagaattttccgCAGACTATAAGCATCATTTTAGACATGACATCCTCAAATATGGCTTTTGTTTGGACCGGAttagacaaaatttaacaaatttcgatGTTACAGAGGCAAATGGAagttcaaaaatgaattttaagattgatgaaattcaattcagacaacttggaaaaattttaaaggaattttcttTCGATGCTCAAGACGAAAAGGACCTGGAATTGTACGTGAAGCATAAATTTCGCACAGAATATGCCTTGAATGCATATGCCAATGTCAGTTTTTGCATCTCCAATGATGCTGAAAAGCaagaaaatg attcTAGTTATTTtggaacaaattttcttattaagtCACTTATTGTTACCATAATTTACGTAATAATTATCGCTACTGTTTTCGATTTGTGTCGCAATCAAAACAATTTAGTATATC CTACTGATTTTTGTTCTTGCATCTCATTACGAACGACGCTAACTCGTCTCTTCAACGATCCAAGCAATTCCAATCAACTCGGAGCTCTCAACGGAATAAAAGTTGTCGGAGAAGCGGGAGTTGTTGTCGTTCACACAGCTTatattttgttcgttttgcCTTCTGGCATCCCGTTTTCGATTGAATCACAAACTTATGGAGCAATAGTTCCTATTATTCGGAGCGGagtttttcaacttcaaaattttttcgcaattacgggttttttgtcgttttatcCGAATCTTAAAAAGATCCTGAAAGGTGAAAATGTGACACTCAAAGACATACAATGGATGATTTTGAAGCgaatttttcgtctttggCCTGCGATGATCTTCGTGATGCTTGTTACAGCGACTTTTTTGTTTCGCATTCAAAATGGACCGCTGTGGATTGATCTCGCGAGTGGCGAAATGTTGAGTTGTCGTCGTAATTGGTggacaaatttattatttgtaaataattttgtggcAGCAGCAACAGAACCGTGTCTTCAACATa catgGCACTTAGCAGCAGAGATGCAACTTTTTGtcgttgaaattttgataatattaattttaactcgtTTTCCTAAAAAAGTTGGAACAATCCTCGCAAGTGTAACTTtgcttggaaatttttttacaacaactgCCTTTTATAAATCAGGAATCAATGGATTAGTATTAGGAACAGTTGA gaCAACTAGAAATCGAAACAGATTTGATGCAGAATTCCAACTTGGGCACATTcctttttacacaaatttccCTGGATACTGTCTTGGATTGCTTGCTGCTTATGTTCATCATCAAATTAAGCACAAAAAACTTGATTTGAGTTCTATTAGTAAaacaaaa CTTCGAATTTGGTACGTTTTGTTCTTCTTCAACGCTCTAATTTTACTTCATCATTCATATTACGTTGGAATTGTTGATAAACCTTCACTAATAATGGCGATTTACTCAACTTTTTGCAAGAATGTAGGAGCTATCGTTACATttacacttttaattttaatgggaAATCCCGAAATTTCCTCACAAAATCTCCCTCAAAAGCTAATGGGAGTTACAAACGTTCCATTAATTGACAGTTTGCTGCTCAAACTATACGAATTTTACAATCATCGCATGTTTAAAGTTCTTGTGAAGCTCAATTTGGGAGTTTTTCTCGTGCATCCTTACGTTGCTGGATGGATTGTTACTGATGGAAGACACCTTGTGATGTACGGAAATGCTTTCGATGTCGCTTGGATCGGATTTTCAACACTTATCGTTTCATACTTCATCGCAACGTGGCTTTTTCTGTTCGTTGAAATGCccgcaattaatttatttagatttttcgcGTACAAGAAACCCGCTGAAATtcctaaaaaacttaaatga
- the LOC134836086 gene encoding protein HGH1 homolog translates to MDPINELLPFLDLGSRLDLKAVAVSHVLSLTASPEGKNLLFTNEKLVECLVNLTGDKSEAIAKDACRALINISSDAEGAEFLLNKFPSKHDLKGIVQHCIQQILDNECPTAGLFCAILSNLSRPEHLVERVIDVIEGTEDTIHRLVTCFTMLTYNKKGSNLGYLGPIFSNLSQHHRGRQLICNRQVALLQRILPFTHHEDDVIRRGGAVGLVKNVCFDSTLHEWLLSPKVDVLPYLLLPLAGPEEFDDEDNDKLPVECQYLGPDKKREADPDVRKMLLESLAQLCATRKGREILRERGTYLILRELHKWENSDEGNPQTLVACENVVDILIRTEEEIGEDNLKTLEIPDDVKDKIEKMEN, encoded by the exons ATGGATCCCATTAACGAATTACTGCCCTTTTTGGACCTCGGATCACGACTCGACCTGAAAGCTGTTGCTGTGTCACACGTCTTGT CACTCACCGCAAGTCCCGAAGGCAAGAATCTTCTCTTCACAAACGAGAAACTTGTGGAATGTTTGGTCAACTTGACAGGCGACAAATCAGAAGCAATCGCCAAAGATGCATGCCGtgctttaattaatatttcatcgGATGCGGAAGGCGCCGAGTTTCTGTTGAACAAATTTCCATCGAAACatgat ttaaaaggcATCGTTCAACACTGCATCCAACAAATTCTCGATAACGAATGTCCGACAGCTGGATTATTTTGTGCCATCTTGAGTAACCTTTCGCGCCCGGAGCATCTCGTTGAACGCGTAATTGACGTCATTGAGGGCACGGAGGACACCATTCATCGTCTTGTGACGTGCTTCACGATGCTAACGTACAACAAAAAGGGCTCAAATCTCGGGTATTTGGGTCCcattttcagtaatttatcGCAACATCATCGCGGGCGGCAACTAATCTGCAACCGGCAAGTCGCTTTGTTACAAAGAATCCTTCCGTTCACGCATCACGAGGACGATGTGATACGACGAGGAGGTGCTGTTGGCTTAGTGAAGAACGTTTGTTTTGACTCGACGTTGCATGAATGGCTTTTATCGCCAAAAGTCGACGTTTTGCCGTATTTGTTGTTACCTCTGGCTGGCCCGGAAGAGTTTGACGACGAAGATAATGACAAGTTACCTGTTGAATGTCAATATTTGGGACCTGATAAGAAACGCGAAGCTGATCCAGATGTGAGAAAAATGCTCTTGGAATCGTTGGCGCAGTTATGTGCGACGCGAAAAGGACGTGAAATACTCAGAGAACGCGGAACGTACCTAATTTTACGAGAATTGCATAAATGGGAAAACTCAGACGAAGGAAATCCACAAACTTTGGTGGCCTGTGAGAACGTTGTTGATATTCTAATTAg aacggAAGAAGAAATTGGTGAAGATAACTTGAAGACACTTGAAATTCCAGACGATGTCAaagacaaaattgaaaaaatggagaattaa
- the LOC134837715 gene encoding uncharacterized protein LOC134837715 — translation MDNKIRIMCFFPLILSVIVTIIYREVNKEPPIDYEEYQKMPPLYLMDDYDACMNGKKGAKYCVVNILIEKDEKSDLWRQIEKFSADYKHHFRHDILKYGFCLDRIRQNLTNFDHTKEHRHSKMNSMVDEIQFRQLGKILKEYSFDVQDEKDLELYVKHKFHTEYALKAHANVSFCISNDTEKQENDSGYFGMNFLVMSLIVIIICVIIIATIFDFCRSQKTLVYPADFCSCISLRTTFTSLFNDPTNSNQLGVFNVIKVVGEMGVIVVHTAYFCFAFPSGIPFSIESQSYELIVPIIRSGVFQLQNLFAVTAFLSFYPSLKKILNGESVTFKDIQRMILKRIFRLWPVIIFVMLVIATFLTRIQDGPIWIDLTSFEMLSCRRNWWTNLLFVNNFVATTTEPCLQHTWHLAAEMQIFVVEMVIILILARFPKKVGTILASVTLLGNFVTAFAFVYSGINGLVLVTVETTRNRNRFDAEFQLGHIPFYTNFPGYCLGLLAAYIHYQIRHKKLDMSSISNTKLRIWAILFFFNLLILLHHSYLVGIVDEPSLIMAIYSTFCKNLGAITTFTLLIFMGNPGISSQNLPQKILGITNVPLIDNLLLKLYEFFNYRLFTVLAKLTLGVFLVHPYVAGWIITDGRHLVMYGNNFDITWIAFSTLIISYFIAAWLFLFVQMPAINLFRLFAFKKSAGKGKKLECTMNNKIRIMCFFPLILSVIVTIIYREINKEPPIDYEEYQKMPPLYLMDDYDDCMNGENGAKYCVVNILIEKDEKSDVWRQIEEFSSDYKHHFRHDILKYGFCLGRIRQNLSNFDVTEANGSSKMNFKIDEIQFRQLGKILKEYSFDVQDEKVLELYVKHKFRTEYALNAHANVSFCISNDAERQETDSGYFGANFLIKSLIVTIIYTIFIATIFDLNRNQNPSDNPTDFCSCISLRTNLTRLFNDPTSSNQFGVFNVIKVVGEAVVVVVHTAYILFVLPSGVPFSFESETYGPFALILRSVTFQLQNFFAISAFLSFYPNLTKILKGEIVTVKDIQWMILKRICRLWPAMIFVMLIIATFLTRIQEGPIWIDFLSCEMLSCRRNWWTNLLFVNNFVSTTTEPCLLQTWHLAAEMQLLVVEILVILILTRFPKKVGTIIASVTLLGIFFTTTAFYKSGINGLVLGTVEDARTRYKFDAEFQLGHIPFYTNLPGFCLGLLAAYVYHQIKHRKLNLNSISKTKLRIWYVLFFFNALILLYHSYYIGIVDEPSLIMAFCSTFCKNLGAFVTFTLLILVESPGISTNKLMMSTGISLFDTFLLKLYKFCNHRLFKVLVKLNLGVFLVHPYVTGRIITDGRHLVMYGNAFDIAWIGFSTLIVSYFIAAWLFLFIEMPAINLFRFFSYKKPAGKGKKLEWSP, via the exons ATGGACAACAAAATCCGGATTATGTGCTTTTTTCCGTTGATTTTGTCGGTAATTGTGACAATTATTTATCGTGAAGTCAATAAGGAGCCTCCAATTGATT ATGAAGAATACCAAAAAATGCCTCCGTTGTATCTAATGGACGACTATGATGCTTGTATGAATGGCAAAAAAGGCGCAAAATATTGTgttgtgaatattttaattgaaaaagatgaaaaatctgACTTATGGAGacagattgaaaaattttccgcaGACTATAAGCATCATTTTAGACATGACATCCTCAAATATGGCTTTTGTTTGGATCGGataagacaaaatttaacaaatttcgatCATACAAAGGAACATAGACattcaaaaatgaattctATGGTAGATGAAATTCAATTCAGACaacttggaaaaattttaaaggagtATTCGTTCGATGTTCAAGACGAAAAGGACTTGGAATTGTACGTGAAGCACAAATTTCATACAGAATATGCCCTGAAAGCACATGCTAATGTCAGTTTTTGCATCTCCAATGATACTGAAAAGCAAGAAAATG attctGGTTATTTTGGAATGAATTTTCTCGTTATGTCACTTATTGTTATCATAATTTGCGTAATAATTATCGCTACTATATTCGATTTTTGTCGCAGCCAAAAAACTTTAGTCTATC CTGCTGATTTTTGTTCTTGCATCTCGTTAAGGACGACTTTCACTAGTCTCTTCAACGATCCAACTAACTCGAATCAACTAGGAGTTTTCAACGTAATAAAAGTTGTTGGAGAAATGGGTGTCATTGTTGTTCACACAGCTTACTTTTGTTTCGCTTTTCCTTCTGGCATCCCGTTTTCGATTGAATCGCAAAGTTATGAACTTATTGTTCCCATTATTCGGAGTGGAGTctttcaacttcaaaatttgttcgcAGTTACggcttttttgtcgttttatcCGAGCctcaaaaaaatcctaaacGGTGAAAGTGTAACTTTTAAAGACATTCAACGGATGATTTTGAAGCgaatttttcgtctttggCCTGTGATAATTTTCGTGATGCTCGTTATTGCGACTTTTTTGACTCGCATTCAAGACGGGCCAATATGGATTGATCTCACGAGTTTCGAAATGTTGAGTTGTCGTCGTAATTGGTGGaccaatttattatttgtgaataattttgtGGCAACAACAACTGAGCCGTGCCTTCAACATa catGGCATTTAGCGGcagaaatgcaaattttcgttGTTGAAATGGTGATAATCTTAATTTTAGCTCGTTTTCCTAAAAAAGTTGGAACAATCCTCGCAAGTGTGACTTTGCTCGGAAATTTTGTCACAGCATTCGCCTTCGTTTATTCAGGAATTAATGGATTAGTTTTAGTAACAGTCGA GACAACTCGAAATCGCAACAGATTTGATGCAGAATTCCAACTTGGGCACATTcctttttacacaaattttccTGGATACTGTCTTGGATTGCTTGCAGCTTATATTCATTATCAAATTAGACACAAAAAACTTGATATGAGTTCGATTAGCAAtacaaaa ctACGGATTTGGGCCATTTTGTTCTTCTTCAATCTTCTAATTTTGCTTCATCATTCATACTTAGTTGGAATTGTTGATGAACCTTCACTAATAATGGCTATTTACTCCACTTTTTGCAAGAATTTGGGAGCTATTACCACATttacacttttaatttttatgggaaATCCCGGAATTTCTTCACAAAATCTCCCTCAAAAGATATTGGGAATTACAAACGTTCCGTTAATCGACAACTTGTTGCTtaaattatatgaatttttcaattatcgcTTGTTTACAGTCCTTGCGAAGCTTACTTTGGGAGTTTTTCTCGTACATCCTTACGTTGCTGGATGGATTATTACTGATGGCAGACATCTTGTGATGTacggaaataattttgacatcaCTTGGATCGCATTTTCAACACTTATCATTTCATATTTCATCGCAGCATggctatttttgtttgttcaaatgcccgcaattaatttatttagactTTTTGCGTTCAAGAAATCTGCTGGAAAGGGCAAAAAACTTGAATG CACAATGAACAACAAAATTCGGATTATGTGCTTTTTTCCGTTGATTTTGTCGGTAATTGTGACAATTATTTATCGTGAAATCAATAAGGAGCCTCCGATTGATT ATGAAGAATACCAAAAAATGCCTCCCTTGTACTTAATGGATGATTACGATGATTGTATGAATGGCGAAAATGGCGCAAAATATTGTgttgtgaatattttaattgaaaaagatgaaaaatccgACGTATGGAgacaaattgaagaattttcctcAGACTATAAGCATCACTTTAGACATGACATCCTCAAATATGGCTTTTGTTTGGGCCGGAtaagacaaaatttatcaaatttcgatGTTACAGAGGCAAATGGAagttcaaaaatgaattttaagattgatgaaattcaattcagacaacttggaaaaattttaaaggaatatTCGTTCGATGTTCAAGACGAAAAGGTCCTGGAATTGTACGTGAAGCATAAATTTCGCACAGAATATGCCTTGAATGCACATGCTAATGTCAGTTTTTGCATCTCCAATGATGCTGAAAGACAAGAAACTg aTTCTGGATATTTTGGAGCGAATTTCCTCATCAAGTCACTTATTGTTACCATAATTTACACAATTTTCATCGCTACTATATTCGATTTGAATCGCAATCAAAATCCTTCAGATAATC CTACTGATTTTTGTTCTTGCATCTCGTTAAGGACTAATTTAACTCGTCTCTTCAACGATCCAACTAGCTCCAATCAATTTGGAGTATTCAACGTAATAAAAGTTGTCGGAGAAGCGGTAGTTGTTGTCGTTCATACAGCTTAcattttgttcgttttgcCTTCTGGCGTCCCGTTTTCGTTTGAATCAGAGACTTATGGACCATTCGCTCTTATTTTACGAAGTGTAACCTTTcaattacaaaactttttcgcAATATCGgcttttttgtccttttatccgaatctcacaaaaattctcaaaggTGAAATTGTAACAGTCAAAGACATTCAGTGGATGATTCTTAAGCGAATTTGTCGTCTATGGCCTGCGATGATCTTCGTGATGCTCATTATTGCGACTTTTTTGACCCGCATTCAAGAGGGGCCAATATGGATTGATTTCTTAAGTTGCGAAATGTTGAGTTGTCGTCGTAATTGGTGGaccaatttattatttgtgaataattttgtGTCAACAACAACTGAGCCGTGTCTTCTGCAAa catGGCATTTAGCAGCAGAGATGCAACTTTTAGTGGTTGAAATTTTggtaatcttaattttaactcGTTTTCCTAAAAAAGTTGGAACAATCATCGCAAGTGTCACTTTgctgggaattttttttacaacaactgCCTTTTATAAATCAGGAATCAATGGATTAGTATTAGGAACAGTCGA GGATGCTCGAACTCGCTACAAATTTGATGCAGAGTTCCAACTTGGACACATTCCTTTCTATACAAATCTTCCCGGATTCTGTCTTGGATTACTTGCTGCTTATGTTTATCATCAAATTAAGCACAGAAAACTTAATTTGAATTCCATTAGTAAaacaaaa CTCCGAATTTGGTACGTTTTGTTCTTCTTCAACGCtctaattttactttatcatTCATACTACATTGGAATTGTTGATGAACCATCTTTAATAATGGCATTTTGTTCCACTTTTTGCAAGAATTTGGGAGCTTTTGTTACATTTACACTCTTAATTTTAGTGGAAAGTCCCGGAATTTCCACAAACAAGCTAATGATGAGTACGGGCATTTCGttatttgacacatttttactcaaattgtacaaattttgCAATCATCGCTTGTTCAAAGTCCTTGTGAAGCTCAATTTAGGGGTTTTTCTCGTACATCCTTACGTTACTGGACGGATTATAACTGATGGCAGACATCTTGTGATGTACGGAAATGCTTTCGATATCGCTTGGATCGGATTTTCAACACTTATCGTTTCATACTTCATCGCAGCATGGCTTTTTCTGTTCATTGAAATGCccgcaattaatttatttagatttttctcGTACAAAAAACCTGCTGGAAAGGGCAAAAAACTTGAATGGTCCCcttaa